The Phoenix dactylifera cultivar Barhee BC4 chromosome 15, palm_55x_up_171113_PBpolish2nd_filt_p, whole genome shotgun sequence genome contains a region encoding:
- the LOC103705811 gene encoding uncharacterized protein LOC103705811 isoform X1 yields MVPRRQREQEAAARRAAAVRGVVAAREEGRTERERDFSLFALHPVVDSCHRQDQGSFLFIPYLILARGLLVLMHDLNEQCGRYDHFAKKLNDDGLKVYAMDWIGEESAVPGDFDQGTQHPSA; encoded by the exons ATGGTGCCGCGGAGGCAGAGGGAGCAGGAGGCGGCGGCGAGGCGCGCGGCCGCGGTCCGGGGGGTGGTGGCGGCGAGGGAGGAGGGgaggacagagagagagagggatttcTCATTGTTTGCTCTTCACCCAGTCGTGGACTCCTGTCACCGTCAAGACCAA GGTTCCTTTTTATTTATACCTTACCTGATTTTGGCCAG GGGCCTGCTTGTTCTTATGCATGATCTGAACGAACAATG TGGCAGATATGATCATTTTGCAAAGAAGCTGAATGATGATGGTCTTAAAGTGTATGCCATGGATTGGATTG gggaagagtcagcggtgccaggagattttgatcaggggactcagcaccccagcgcgtag
- the LOC103705811 gene encoding uncharacterized protein LOC103705811 isoform X2, producing MVPRRQREQEAAARRAAAVRGVVAAREEGRTERERDFSLFALHPVVDSCHRQDQGSFLFIPYLILARGLLVLMHDLNEQCGRYDHFAKKLNDDGLKVYAMDWIVKLPANE from the exons ATGGTGCCGCGGAGGCAGAGGGAGCAGGAGGCGGCGGCGAGGCGCGCGGCCGCGGTCCGGGGGGTGGTGGCGGCGAGGGAGGAGGGgaggacagagagagagagggatttcTCATTGTTTGCTCTTCACCCAGTCGTGGACTCCTGTCACCGTCAAGACCAA GGTTCCTTTTTATTTATACCTTACCTGATTTTGGCCAG GGGCCTGCTTGTTCTTATGCATGATCTGAACGAACAATG TGGCAGATATGATCATTTTGCAAAGAAGCTGAATGATGATGGTCTTAAAGTGTATGCCATGGATTGGATTG TTAAACTACCTGCAAATGAGTAG
- the LOC103705811 gene encoding uncharacterized protein LOC103705811 isoform X3: protein MVPRRQREQEAAARRAAAVRGVVAAREEGRTERERDFSLFALHPVVDSCHRQDQGSFLFIPYLILARGLLVLMHDLNEQCGRYDHFAKKLNDDGLKVYAMDWIEALDS from the exons ATGGTGCCGCGGAGGCAGAGGGAGCAGGAGGCGGCGGCGAGGCGCGCGGCCGCGGTCCGGGGGGTGGTGGCGGCGAGGGAGGAGGGgaggacagagagagagagggatttcTCATTGTTTGCTCTTCACCCAGTCGTGGACTCCTGTCACCGTCAAGACCAA GGTTCCTTTTTATTTATACCTTACCTGATTTTGGCCAG GGGCCTGCTTGTTCTTATGCATGATCTGAACGAACAATG TGGCAGATATGATCATTTTGCAAAGAAGCTGAATGATGATGGTCTTAAAGTGTATGCCATGGATTGGATTG aggcactggattcgtag
- the LOC103705811 gene encoding uncharacterized protein LOC103705811 isoform X4, with protein sequence MVPRRQREQEAAARRAAAVRGVVAAREEGRTERERDFSLFALHPVVDSCHRQDQGSFLFIPYLILARGLLVLMHDLNEQCGRYDHFAKKLNDDGLKVYAMDWIGIT encoded by the exons ATGGTGCCGCGGAGGCAGAGGGAGCAGGAGGCGGCGGCGAGGCGCGCGGCCGCGGTCCGGGGGGTGGTGGCGGCGAGGGAGGAGGGgaggacagagagagagagggatttcTCATTGTTTGCTCTTCACCCAGTCGTGGACTCCTGTCACCGTCAAGACCAA GGTTCCTTTTTATTTATACCTTACCTGATTTTGGCCAG GGGCCTGCTTGTTCTTATGCATGATCTGAACGAACAATG TGGCAGATATGATCATTTTGCAAAGAAGCTGAATGATGATGGTCTTAAAGTGTATGCCATGGATTGGATTG GCATTacttga
- the LOC103705869 gene encoding type IV inositol polyphosphate 5-phosphatase 9 codes for MPENQKQGEVMWPRLVANKLLRRPLCCNSFVMDFPSTEMLLEVAGLDDPIRPKRLSKDQTDTQKLFVSTWNVGGIPPTDDLNLEDWLDTKNSSYDIYVLGFQEIVPLSAKNILGPEKSRISMKWNSLIRATLNNSPSNAQRGQDSKLGEMQKVYPVKQGSSKESIVQDFRCIVSKQMVGILVSVWVRGDLRRYIRHPSVSCIGCGIMGCLGNKGAVSVRFFLRETSFCFVCCHLASGGKEGDEVHRNSDAMEILSRTSFPRGPSLDLPQKILDHDRVILLGDLNYRISLPEAKTRTIVEQKEWNILLEKDQLRVEVSEGRALEGWHEGEISFSPTYKYYPNSDTYYGCMHGKKGEKRRAPAWCDRILWHGKGLKQNLYDRCEYRLSDHRPVRALFSAEVGVPTSCNSSLRSLFLSDRFDPVTSHIELFSNEDSNTSSGR; via the exons ATGCCTGAAAACCAAAAGCAAGGAGAA GTCATGTGGCCTAGATTGGTGGCCAACAAGCTGCTTCGAAGGCCGTTGTGCTGCAATTCCTTCGTCATGGACTTCCCGAGCACTGAGATGTTGCTTGAAGTGGCTGGTCTGGATGATCCCATCAGGCCAAAGAGATTGTCTAAAGATCAGACAGACACCCAAAA GCTCTTTGTTAGTACATGGAACGTCGGTGGTATCCCTCCAACCGATGATCTAAATTTGGAGGATTGGTTAGACACAAAGAATAGCTCTTATGACATCTATGTTCTTGG GTTCCAAGAAATTGTGCCGCTTAGTGCCAAAAACATACTCGGCCCAGAAAAGAGTAGAATCTCCATGAAGTGGAACTCACTCATCAGGGCGACATTGAACAACTCTCCCTCCAACGCACAAAGAGGCCAGGATTCCAAGCTAGGGGAGATGCAGAAGGTGTATCCAGTCAAGCAAGGCAGTTCTAAGGAAAGCATTGTGCAAGACTTCCGATGCATTGTAAGCAAGCAGATGGTAGGGATTCTAGTCTCCGTGTGGGTGAGAGGTGATCTCCGACGATATATTCGCCACCCTAGCGTCTCCTGTATTGGTTGTGGCATTATGGGCTGCCTAGGGAACAAG GGTGCAGTGTCGGTAAGGTTTTTCCTGCGTGAAACGAGCTTCTGTTTCGTATGCTGTCATTTGGCTTCTGGAGGAAAAGAAGGGGATGAGGTGCACAGAAATTCAGATGCCATGGAGATATTATCTAGGACAAGCTTTCCTCGTGGCCCTTCTCTTGATTTGCCtcaaaaaattctagatcaTGA TCGAGTAATCTTGCTTGGAGACTTGAACTATAGAATCTCCTTGCCGGAGGCCAAAACACGAACCATAGTGGAGCAAAAGGAATGGAACATCCTGTTAGAGAAAGATCAG TTGAGAGTGGAGGTCTCGGAGGGTCGGGCACTTGAAGGCTGGCATGAGGGCGAGATCTCATTCTCTCCCACATATAAGTACTACCCAAACTCAGATACGTATTATGGGTGCATGCATGGCAAAAAAGGCGAGAAAAGACGAGCTCCAGCATG GTGTGATCGGATTCTATGGCATGGGAAGGGTTTGAAGCAAAACTTATATGATCGATGCGAGTACAGACTATCTGATCACCGGCCTGTGCGAGCACTTTTCTCTGCAGAGGTTGGGGTCCCGACAAGCTGTAATAGCTCCTTAAGAAGCTTGTTCTTGTCGGATAGATTTGATCCAGTCACCAGCCACATCGAATTGTTCTCAAATGAAGACTCCAACACATCGAGCGGCCGGTGA